From Hermetia illucens chromosome 6, iHerIll2.2.curated.20191125, whole genome shotgun sequence, one genomic window encodes:
- the LOC119659693 gene encoding 28S ribosomal protein S33, mitochondrial, whose product MSKYSELIKLGTQYARRMNFLSNRIFGEVARPTNSKSMKVVRMFAEKPVQLREDVVKYYPRHVETHILMKNLRNYGLFRDEHEDFKEEMKRLRRLRGKAAPKKGEGKRAKK is encoded by the coding sequence ATGTCGAAATATTCAGAATTAATAAAACTTGGAACACAGTACGCTCGTCGCATGAATTTTCTGTCGAATCGGATATTTGGAGAAGTGGCGCGACCAACAAACAGCAAATCCATGAAAGTCGTCCGAATGTTCGCCGAGAAGCCCGTACAGCTCCGTGAAGATGTTGTAAAATATTACCCGCGGCACGTTGAAACCCACATTCTTATGAAGAATCTGAGAAATTATGGACTTTTCCGAGATGAGCATGAGGATTTCAAGGAAGAAATGAAGCGGTTGAGGAGGCTCAGGGGTAAGGCGGCTCCAAAGAAAGGTGAAGGCAAACGAGCGAAGAAATAG
- the LOC119659692 gene encoding D-aminoacyl-tRNA deacylase isoform X1, translating into MKAIIQRVTTAKVTVGEDLISTIGKGLCILVGICQTDTIKDVDFMVRKILSLRLFEDGNGKRWARSVKDENLEILCISQFTLYHRLTKNKPDFHQAMQGPQASVLYNTFLEKLGDNYSADKIKDGKFGAYMQVHIQNDGPVTVELESPPPSPPPPQLNKEQNAA; encoded by the exons ATGAAGGCTATTATTCAGAGAGTAACTACGGCTAAAGTGACAG ttGGAGAGGATCTTATCAGTACTATAGGAAAAGGGCTATGCATACTCGTGGGCATCTGTCAAACAGATACTATCAAGGATGTGGATTTCAT GGTTCGAAAAATATTATCTCTTCGCTTATTCGAAGACGGAAACGGAAAACGTTGGGCACGAAGTGTGAAAGATGAAAACCTGGAAATTTTATGCATTAGCCAATTCACTCTCTATCATCGGTTGACAAAAAACAAACCTGATTTTCACCAGGCGATGCAAGGTCCCCAGGCCAGTGTATTATATAATACGTTTCTTGAGAAATTAGGAGATAATTATTCGGCGGATAAAATTAAAG atgGAAAATTTGGTGCATATATGCAGGTGCATATTCAAAATGATGGACCAGTTACAGTGGAACTAGAATCTCCGCCACCATCGCCACCACCTCCGCAGCTAAACAAAGAACAGAATGCGGCGTAA
- the LOC119659692 gene encoding D-aminoacyl-tRNA deacylase isoform X2 translates to MFHENLVGEDLISTIGKGLCILVGICQTDTIKDVDFMVRKILSLRLFEDGNGKRWARSVKDENLEILCISQFTLYHRLTKNKPDFHQAMQGPQASVLYNTFLEKLGDNYSADKIKDGKFGAYMQVHIQNDGPVTVELESPPPSPPPPQLNKEQNAA, encoded by the exons ATGTTCCATGAGAACCTGG ttGGAGAGGATCTTATCAGTACTATAGGAAAAGGGCTATGCATACTCGTGGGCATCTGTCAAACAGATACTATCAAGGATGTGGATTTCAT GGTTCGAAAAATATTATCTCTTCGCTTATTCGAAGACGGAAACGGAAAACGTTGGGCACGAAGTGTGAAAGATGAAAACCTGGAAATTTTATGCATTAGCCAATTCACTCTCTATCATCGGTTGACAAAAAACAAACCTGATTTTCACCAGGCGATGCAAGGTCCCCAGGCCAGTGTATTATATAATACGTTTCTTGAGAAATTAGGAGATAATTATTCGGCGGATAAAATTAAAG atgGAAAATTTGGTGCATATATGCAGGTGCATATTCAAAATGATGGACCAGTTACAGTGGAACTAGAATCTCCGCCACCATCGCCACCACCTCCGCAGCTAAACAAAGAACAGAATGCGGCGTAA